The nucleotide window CGGGGATCTCGTCCGAGCAAGCATTGGTGTAGGCTTTGGCAAAAACGCCATCACCGTTGCCGTCCGCTCCGTTCAGGTCATTCCAAGTGGCAAGGAAGCCATCGGCCGCGCAAGCCACATGCCCGGCCAATTGATGCCCGCTTGTGGTGTCATTGATGACAAACTCGCTTCCGACTTTGCTGAGATCCTGGTTGAAAATCTGACCCACGAAGGCGCTACCGCTGCCATCTTTGTTTTCGCTACTCCAAGCGGCGACCATGCCGCCATCGCCAAGTGGGCAAAGAACAGCATCAATTTGTTCGCCAGCTGTTGTGGTGTTAAGGCGCAACATGTCTCGAATCACCAAACCATCATTGGAAAATCGCAAAGCATAGACGCCGCGAAGATCGCCATCGGCATTGTCGGTATTATAGTCGTAACCTGTAAAGGAAAGCATTGGTGTGCCATCGCCTAACAACACTGGCATGAGTGCCGAGTCATAATGGGACGACAGGTCGGCCGGAATGCTGTCTATCGCCGAGTTTAGAGCGGTAGGTGGATTTGTGGCGGGACTATAGACTCGTGTGTATACAGTCGGCTGCCATCCGTCGTTCCAGATAGCCATGAAGTTACCATTGCTCAGGGTGAGTACACTGGTTGCGGAGATGTTTAGCCCGCCTGCGCTTACCGCCAGCTCGGCATGCAATGCCGTGGGCGGATTGCTCGAGGTATCGAACATGCGTACCATGGCGATGTGTCCGGTAACGGCATAGGTAAAGACAACGCGATTGCCACTAAGTACATCCACGGGATGAATGCCCGCTCTAAGTGTACCATAGCTTCCAGCGTAGCTGAGATTATCGAAATAGCCATTGGCTGCAGACACCTGGAAGATGGCGCTTGCGGCCGTGCCATCGTAGTTGTAGACACGTGCGAAAATAGGGTCACTGTTTCCATCGCGATCCCAGACCACCAAGAACCTATCCCCACCCAGATCCACACCGTAGGGCATCATGTCGAAAGGACCGGGACTAATAATCCAATCGCTAACTTCCTCTGTTCCGGAAGCATTAACAATGCGTCCGTGGATCGAGCGATCGCCCCCGAGTCCGCTGTAGAGCAAAACATAGTTTCCGTTTGCCAATAAGAAGGTAGACGGATGTCCTTGGTTGCCTATGGTATGTCCTGTATTAACGAGGAAATCGCCCGAGTCCGTCATTGCGCTAATGTTGCAAGCTAAGCACGCGCTGCAAGTGCTGCCGCCGCAGTCAACATCGGTCTCGTCTTGGTTTTGAATGCCATCGGAGCAGGTGGGAGCTTGGCAGATGTTGCCGTTGCAGACGCCCGATAAGCAATCGCTACTCACAAGACAGTCGGCTCCGTCGATGCAGCTTGGACATGCGTCTCCACCGCAATCAATGTCTGTTTCGCCTGATGATAGAAGGGCATCGACACAGCTTGCTGCGACGCATTGTTGCTGAACACATAACCCCGTGCTGCAGTCTTCGCCAGCTGTGCATCGTAGACCTTCCCCGCAAGCCCCGCATGTATCGCCACCGCAATCGATGTCAGTCTCGTCTTGGTTGTGAACGCCATCGAAGCAAGTGCCGGCGTTGTCAGCCTGAGTGTCACCGACAAAGGGATCGTAACCGATACGACCACAAGCCGAAAACGCACTAATTGCGAAGACGGACAGCAAAAATCCTTTGAAGCGCATACTGAGTAAAGTATGACACATCTTGCTTGTATGTAAAAAATAGCCGTGATATTGAATTTTGTGGTTATAGGCACCAGACAATTTGGGCAGGATTGAAGCTAGTTTACGATCGATTCCCTTTGCTACGTCACATTCTGCGCTTTAGCGAACCCGAGTAGGCTAAAAGGCTTGAATCGAAGGTATGAGAGCGTGCTGTTGTACGGGCTCGCTGGGGTTTTAGTTATCTGCAATATAGAGGCAGTTGCCTGAGTAGCTTGAGCCAGAATAGGTGGGCTCGCCCTGTCCCTCAACATAGTCCGGGTTGTTGCAAGCAAAGCATTGTGAGGTTGGGAGCTTCTCGGTGCTGTAGGCCGCGAACCTTCCTCCAATACACAAACCAGCAACGAGTCCGTAGGTATTGTGATAGGCACATTTCCAAGTGTAGTCGGATGATCCGTCAGCGCAGGGAGGTGTGGTATCGGCTGCGGAATAGCACTGTCCACCCATGGCGCGCCATGCGTCTTCGTCAAAACCGTGAATGCTTGCGTTGCCGTCTTTGTCCGTAAGGGTACAAGTTCGTTCTTCGTAGTATTCGGCATGAGCTTGTTGCTCTTCAGGGCTTGCAGACTGGTCAATCACGCGACTTAATCCCTCGGCTGTCGGTTGCAGTGCACTCGGATCATGCTGTGGTCGATATCGGAACTCTGGATCGGAGGCGCCTCTTATTTCGTTGAGGACGGGGAACACGTATTTGCCCGGACAAGTAGTCACGTTATTCTTGGTTTCGCCATGGCCTCTTAGGCAAAAGCCGCCGTCTTCGCTTTCATTTTCATCGTCAGGGTTTGCGCAGTGTGCGTGCCTGCCCTCTAGATCGATATCAAACCCCAAGGTGGTGGTGATGTAGCCAAGCAGGTCTTTTAGTGCGCTCTTCATGGCTAAACTTGGCTCTTCTTGCTCATAGTTACCCATGAGCGCAATACCGATATTGCCATCGTTTTGATACGCTGTGTGCGAACCGATGTATTCAATGGGCCGTCCTTCGTAAATCGTGCCTGAAGGAGCGATAAGGAAGTGGTACCCCACGTCACACCACCACGACTCTTCGTATTCGTTGGCGACGCGGCTTCGGTGGTAAGCTAGAATACTTCGGGCCGAACTCTCGCCATCGGTCACATCGTGTTGGTCGGTGTGATGTACCGTAATTCGGTATCGTGGTACCTTATCGATGGCTTCACATTGTGTTTCTGAGTTGCCATTGATCCAGGTATCTCGAGACACTGGAGCCGTAAGTGCGTCGGAGGCTTCGCCTATGCCAAACTCGGCAGCCGGCGTGCATCCAAAGGATAGGGCTATCAAACAGAGTGCAGTCTGATGTAAACGAATTTGAGTCATACGCTCACATGGTAGCAAGAAGTAAGCCAAAGGCATGGCAAAAAGTACCAAAAAAAACGAAGTAATTTCATGCGGGCTTGACTTGCAAATGTGCTCCGAGTCCCCAGTCTGGGGTCAGTGTACCCAAAGGTGAGGTCACATGACCCCAGATCTTCTCGTTGGTACTCGTTAATGGTTGAGCGGGCATTTCCTAACTTTGGCTTCTCGGTTTTCGTCGGCAAATACCGTCGTCGTTGTGTCTTTGCTTTAGTTGCATCCGCATAGTGAGTCATCGCAATAGCGCACATTGTATCTTCTGTCTTCTTGATACGACATCAGGGTACAGATCCATCACTGCATGTGTGTTTGTTGCTCTTTAGGTCGATGCTCGTAGTTTGAATTTAACTCGAATTACCGTACAGTTAACCTTGGCTTGGCTACAGACCCATGTGTCATATGGCTTTAGTCGCAAACGAGGCATGAACAGGTCTAGGATTGTAGTTGTTGGATTTTGTTTTTTTGCGGGATGTTCGTCCTTCGATCCGGGGTTAGTTTCGAGCGATTCTGGCGTCAATGAAACGGGCAGTGACGTTTCAGTCGATTTGGATGCTTCCATTGGCTCCGATGTGTTTGTGCCGCCACCTCCGGATTGCGTGCCGAGCACTGAAATCTGCAATGGCAACGACGATGATTGCGACGGTTACACGGATGAAGACTTTGCTTTTACTTCCGATCCGAACAACTGCGGTCAATGCGGCACGGTCTGCGATACCGGATCATGCAGCAACAGTACTTGCGATACCATCGAGGTTGCCGAAACGTCATCGGGAATCTCGAGCCTAAGCAATACAGTACAAGTTTCTGCGCTGACTGCTGCAAGCTCCGACTTGTATTTGCTTGCGGTTACTATGCGAGATCCAACAGCTGCTTCAGTTCAGTCCGTTAGTGGAATGGGTTTGTCTTGGAGTTTGCTTCGCTATCAATGCTCTGGGCGTATTACCCAGCAACTCGAGCTTTGGGTGGCTTCAGGTACGCCTGTTTCATCGGATATCATCGTTACGGTGAATAATACTGTACGATCGATTGCAAGTGTCGCTTTCCGCGTTTCTTTTTTGGATAGCAAAAGTGTAGGGGACTTGGAATCAAGCAACACGCTGGGTTCTCAATTCTGCTCAGGTGGAACGGACTCCAGTAGCTACTCCATCGACCTTGATCTTACCCTTGCCGATTCTCTTGTCATTTCGGTTGCCGCGATGCGGGAAAAGGGACATCTCCCGGGATCTGGTTTTGTCGAACACGCTGAGATTTACGCAGGCAGCAGTGGCGATGTGGCCAGCGTTTCGATTGCTTCGAAACCGGCAAGCGCTGCGGGTGTCTTCAACGTTTCGGGTAATTTTACGAACAACGTGGACTGGTCCGTAATTGCTTTTTCACTGCGGTAGAGCAGTGCTCTTTTATTTGTGCTTTTCAAGAGGTAACCTTCTGATCCTAAAACAATCGAAGATTGGGAGATGAGTCATGGCAGATAATGCATCCTCTAAAATAGCACTCGTTACAGGTGCCAATCGCGGTATTGGTTTTGAAGTGTGCAAGCAGCTCGGCAAACAAGGGCACCATGTCATTGTGGGTGCGCGTGATGAGCACAAAGGGCAAGAGGCGCAGCAAGCTTTGCAACAAGAAGGTATTGAAGCCATGCATGTTGTACTCGAAGTAACCGATTCTCAAAGCATTCGTGCTGCCGCGGAATACTTACGCACCAAGTTTGGTCGAATCGACGTGCTTATCAACAATGCCGGTGTTTTCTTGGATCAGCACGAAGCAAGCGAAGAGCATCCTGCATCGGCACTGGGAACGGACATCGATGTCATTCGTCGCACGCTTGAGATTAATACCTTCGCACCGCTTGCGCTTTGCCAGGCCTTTATCCCGGGCATGCTCGAAGGTGGTTACGGTCGGGTGGTCAACGTTTCAAGTGGCTTAGGGCAACTCTCTGAGATGAACGGCGGCAACCCAGCGTATCGCATTTCAAAAACCGCACTGAATGCTGTGACAAAGATTCTTGCTGATGAACTTAGAGAAAGTTCAGTGAAAGTTAATTCAGTGTGTCCAGGTTGGGTTCAAACCGACATGGGCGGTCCAAATGCGACCCGCAAAGTGCAAGAGGGAGCTTCGGGGATTGTTTGGGCTGCGACTTTGCCCGATGACGGGCCGTCGGGCGGATTTTTCCGAGATGGGAAAGCCATCGCTTGGTAGTGAGTATTTTAGAAAAAAAATTACCTAGGACTATTCCTGCGCATGAACGATTGATAGCAGGCGTTGCGCTTGTGTTGCGTCAAACTAAGAGCGGATCAGAGCTGCTCATGATTGAACGTGCCGAACGCCATGGCGATCCATGGTCAGGACACATGGCTTTTCCCGGAGGCAGGGCTCAACGCGAAGATAAGACCCTCACGGACACGGTTCTGCGAGAGGTCCACGAGGAAATCGGATGGGATCTCACCCAGCAAGCGGAGTATTTGGGGCATTTGGGACCTTTGCCAATCCGAGCTCGAGGAGGGCTAACGGGCGAAGAACTGCTGCCTTTGGTCTTTGATTTGCGAGAAGAGCGCGATTTTGTACTTAATGAAGAAGTTAATGAAGTGTTTTGGTTTCCACTTCAAGCGTTTGGTTCGGACGATTTCCGCATTACCTTCCCGTACCTGCACGAAGGCAAGAGCTATGATCTTCCTGCTTATCTTATGCGCAATAAACGCATCTGGGGATTGAGCTATCGCATGATTCAACGCTTGCTAGGGTAGCTGTGTTCTA belongs to Myxococcales bacterium and includes:
- a CDS encoding N-acetylmuramoyl-L-alanine amidase, with amino-acid sequence MTQIRLHQTALCLIALSFGCTPAAEFGIGEASDALTAPVSRDTWINGNSETQCEAIDKVPRYRITVHHTDQHDVTDGESSARSILAYHRSRVANEYEESWWCDVGYHFLIAPSGTIYEGRPIEYIGSHTAYQNDGNIGIALMGNYEQEEPSLAMKSALKDLLGYITTTLGFDIDLEGRHAHCANPDDENESEDGGFCLRGHGETKNNVTTCPGKYVFPVLNEIRGASDPEFRYRPQHDPSALQPTAEGLSRVIDQSASPEEQQAHAEYYEERTCTLTDKDGNASIHGFDEDAWRAMGGQCYSAADTTPPCADGSSDYTWKCAYHNTYGLVAGLCIGGRFAAYSTEKLPTSQCFACNNPDYVEGQGEPTYSGSSYSGNCLYIADN
- a CDS encoding SDR family oxidoreductase, which gives rise to MADNASSKIALVTGANRGIGFEVCKQLGKQGHHVIVGARDEHKGQEAQQALQQEGIEAMHVVLEVTDSQSIRAAAEYLRTKFGRIDVLINNAGVFLDQHEASEEHPASALGTDIDVIRRTLEINTFAPLALCQAFIPGMLEGGYGRVVNVSSGLGQLSEMNGGNPAYRISKTALNAVTKILADELRESSVKVNSVCPGWVQTDMGGPNATRKVQEGASGIVWAATLPDDGPSGGFFRDGKAIAW
- a CDS encoding CoA pyrophosphatase; translated protein: MSILEKKLPRTIPAHERLIAGVALVLRQTKSGSELLMIERAERHGDPWSGHMAFPGGRAQREDKTLTDTVLREVHEEIGWDLTQQAEYLGHLGPLPIRARGGLTGEELLPLVFDLREERDFVLNEEVNEVFWFPLQAFGSDDFRITFPYLHEGKSYDLPAYLMRNKRIWGLSYRMIQRLLG